Below is a window of Bacteroidetes Order II. bacterium DNA.
GGAGACCTGCGCGAAGATGTTTCAGGAATTCCCATGCCCGATTTTGGGAGTGGCCGCCGAAAAACCACGCTGGATACGGGCACGTTTGCCAAACCCCCAACCCGTATTGTTTCCGAAATTTTCCAAAAGGCATCGGCACGCCATGCTTGGGGGATGCTATTGTATCACCTAATCAAAGAGAAACAGCCAAAAACGGTCTTGGAATTAGGAACCAATTTGGGAGTTTCTGGCGCGTATATTGTACAGGCGATGCAGGAAAACCGGGACCGGCACAAAAGGTTGATCACCTTAGAGGGTAATCCTTCGTTGTCTGAGCGTGCAGAAAAGCATTTGGCAGCATTGTGTGGGGAGGTGGACGTAAAGGTGATTACGGGGATGTTTATGGACACACTACCAACGGTTTTGTCCAAATGGGGCCCATTCGACATGGTTTTTTTGGATGGACACCATGAAAGAAATGCTACGCTGCGTTATTTCGACCTTATCTCCCCACACTTGGAATCGGGTGCATGGGTCGTTTTTGATGACCTCGAACCTTGGTCACCAACCGTTCGTGGCGCTTTCCGTGACATTAGGAGCCGTTACCCCAAGGCCAAAACTGCCGACTTGGTGAAGTTGGGTGTTCTTATCTGGCCTTAAATGAATCCCTGTTTACTCATAATTCTACTACTTGGTGCGCATGTGTTTCCAATAACAATTCGTTTGTCAAACGGGTGATTAATTCAAGGCCATATTTATTAAGAAAGTACAATAATGAAACGCTCCGTTCTTGCAGGCCCGCCGGAAAAAGCGCCAATTTTGCTTTCCAAGCTTGATCCCGTAAGGTATCGTGGTTCCTTTTTTCGGCTTGCAGAACCCGTTTCCGGAGTTTTTCCAATTCGTTGGTCAGATTCGTGCGTGTGGCCTCTACGGCCCGCTCCAGCGATCCGTCGTGTACAAGTACATCGGGCTTCAAGCGGTCAATTTCGGTGTAAACCCCCTGAATTGCCTGATTAAAAGCGGTATCGGTCTTACCACCGGAGCGCTCCCGTACCAGTTGTTGAAAAAATGATTCAAAATCACCCGCGAGGTCTGGCCAGTATAATTGGTTTTTGTCTATAATTTTTCGGATTCGTCCTTCCACCAAGGTTACACTTGCACGCGGATAGACGATGGGCATGGGGATCCCGCTCCATTCGTAAACCTTTTTAAATTGAGCAAAATAGGCCACTTCACCAGGGCCGCCAACATAGGCCACCGTTGGAAGGAGCCAATCTTGCATTTGTGGCCTCAAGACCACATTCGGGCTGAAAGAGGTTGGCGCGTCCTCTAATGCTGCAAGTAGTTCCGGTTCGGAAAAAGTTTGGCTGTGCCCTTTTAGCCGATAGCCCTTTTCATCTGGCTCGATGGCATGCCGGACGCTTTCGTACACGTAAAATAAATTGAGGAGACGGGGCGTAACTTGGGCATGGAAACC
It encodes the following:
- a CDS encoding class I SAM-dependent methyltransferase produces the protein MTAKIADLIEFNLLRMALWGLIPFCASEVRPALWMRSSKRAKNQLAPVWKLRGDLREDVSGIPMPDFGSGRRKTTLDTGTFAKPPTRIVSEIFQKASARHAWGMLLYHLIKEKQPKTVLELGTNLGVSGAYIVQAMQENRDRHKRLITLEGNPSLSERAEKHLAALCGEVDVKVITGMFMDTLPTVLSKWGPFDMVFLDGHHERNATLRYFDLISPHLESGAWVVFDDLEPWSPTVRGAFRDIRSRYPKAKTADLVKLGVLIWP